A stretch of the Borreliella spielmanii genome encodes the following:
- a CDS encoding BAPKO_0422 family outer member beta-barrel protein, whose amino-acid sequence MKKIFILLIMIVNTYTNSFAKDSYLNRGIGFGASIGNPIINLIMSLPFIDFEIGYGGSNGINLSGFKLESKFYDFNLLAIAALDFIFTIYLIKNLNLGVGIGGNLSLSSHTSKLIHIELGFGIRIPLVIFYDITENLEIGIKIAPSIEFISNTRSLAHHRTYSGIKSNFAGGIFAKYYI is encoded by the coding sequence GTGAAAAAAATTTTTATATTATTAATCATGATTGTAAATACATATACAAATAGTTTTGCAAAAGATTCATATCTAAATAGGGGAATTGGCTTTGGAGCAAGTATTGGAAATCCAATTATTAACTTAATAATGTCATTGCCTTTCATCGACTTTGAAATAGGTTATGGCGGTAGCAATGGAATAAATTTATCGGGATTTAAACTTGAATCAAAATTTTATGATTTTAATTTATTAGCAATAGCAGCACTTGATTTCATTTTTACAATATATTTGATAAAAAATTTAAATTTAGGAGTTGGAATAGGGGGAAATCTAAGCCTATCATCTCATACGTCTAAATTAATACATATAGAATTGGGATTTGGAATAAGAATTCCATTGGTTATTTTTTATGACATTACAGAAAATTTAGAAATAGGTATCAAAATAGCGCCTTCAATAGAATTCATCTCAAACACAAGATCCCTTGCGCATCACAGAACTTATTCGGGAATAAAATCAAACTTTGCTGGGGGAATATTTGCTAAATACTATATCTAA
- the gnd gene encoding decarboxylating NADP(+)-dependent phosphogluconate dehydrogenase, with amino-acid sequence MDVGIYGLGVMGGNLALNIADNGFNVSVYNRDSEKTEIFVKQNSHKKINGFKDIESFVKSLKIPRKIILMVPSLAVEKVVEQILPFLSKSDIIIDGGNSHYKSTMRLEKELFAKDIYFVGLGISGGEKGARFGPALMYGGSKSAYEILEPILSKIAARTKNNDVCVAYIGENGSGHYVKMIHNGVEYADMQLISEVYFFMKKAFNLDNSKISEVFEKWNEGDLSGYLLEITSKILRYKENNEYLVDKILDVANQKGTGVWTSIDALESSIPVNLIIESVFSRFMSGLKHERIIASDLLKMDTVSFDFELSDWILDLYYALLVSKIVAYAQGFMMLKTASVNYSWDLNLGKISLVWREGCIIRSSFLDKIKLAYDKNPHLINLLFDDYFLDLLKNNHKSLRRIISKASEIGIPLPAFYASLSFLDSYSTNYLPSNLIQAQRDFFGAHSFERLDSKRGEFFHSTWQ; translated from the coding sequence ATGGATGTAGGAATTTATGGTCTTGGTGTTATGGGTGGCAATTTAGCCCTAAATATTGCTGATAACGGTTTTAATGTTTCTGTTTACAATAGAGATAGTGAAAAAACTGAAATTTTTGTTAAACAAAATTCTCATAAAAAGATAAATGGCTTTAAAGATATTGAATCTTTTGTTAAAAGCTTGAAAATCCCAAGAAAAATCATTTTAATGGTGCCAAGTTTGGCTGTAGAAAAGGTTGTTGAACAAATTTTACCCTTTTTGAGTAAATCGGACATAATTATTGACGGTGGGAATTCTCATTATAAGAGTACAATGAGATTAGAAAAAGAATTGTTTGCCAAGGATATTTATTTTGTAGGACTTGGAATTTCTGGAGGAGAGAAAGGAGCAAGATTTGGTCCTGCACTAATGTATGGAGGAAGTAAATCAGCTTATGAAATTCTTGAACCCATTTTAAGTAAAATTGCAGCTAGAACTAAAAACAATGATGTTTGTGTGGCTTATATTGGAGAGAATGGTTCTGGGCACTATGTTAAAATGATACATAATGGGGTAGAATACGCTGATATGCAGCTTATCAGCGAGGTTTATTTTTTCATGAAAAAAGCTTTCAATTTAGATAATTCAAAAATTTCTGAAGTTTTTGAAAAGTGGAATGAAGGCGATCTTTCGGGGTATTTACTAGAAATAACTTCTAAGATTCTTAGGTATAAAGAAAATAATGAATATTTAGTTGATAAGATTTTAGATGTTGCAAATCAAAAAGGCACTGGTGTTTGGACATCTATTGATGCTCTTGAATCTAGCATACCTGTAAATTTAATTATTGAATCTGTTTTTTCAAGATTTATGTCCGGGTTAAAACACGAAAGGATTATTGCTAGTGATTTGCTTAAGATGGATACTGTTTCTTTTGATTTTGAGCTTAGTGATTGGATTTTGGATCTTTATTATGCTCTTTTAGTTTCAAAAATAGTAGCTTATGCTCAAGGTTTTATGATGCTTAAGACCGCATCTGTGAATTATAGTTGGGATTTAAATTTAGGTAAAATTTCTTTAGTTTGGAGAGAAGGTTGCATTATTCGCAGTAGTTTTTTAGACAAAATTAAATTAGCTTATGATAAAAATCCTCATCTTATTAATTTGCTTTTTGATGATTATTTTTTAGATTTATTAAAAAATAATCACAAATCTTTGAGAAGAATAATTTCAAAGGCTAGTGAAATTGGGATACCTTTACCAGCATTTTATGCCAGCCTTTCGTTTTTAGATTCTTATTCCACTAATTACCTGCCTTCTAACTTAATTCAAGCACAAAGAGACTTTTTTGGTGCTCATTCTTTTGAAAGATTAGATTCAAAAAGAGGCGAATTTTTTCATAGTACTTGGCAATAA
- the htpG gene encoding molecular chaperone HtpG — protein sequence MKKQFDTEVNDLLYLIIHSLYSHKEIFLRELISNASDAIDKLKFLSLTNEKFKNIVLEPKIEITFDDKSILIKDNGIGMDEQDLTNHLGVIAKSGTKEFINNLKQDEKKSASLIGQFGVGFYSAFIVSEKVEVTSKKALENDAYVWSSDGKTGYEIEKTKKEDWGTEIKLYLNKEGLEYANKWKIQEIIKKYSNHINYPIYIKYSEPIMKDGKQEGIEEKEEKLNETTALWTKNKNEIKAEEYNEFYKNTTFDYENPLMHIHTKAEGNLEYINLFYIPSKAPYDLYYPNTKPGVKLFINRIFITDSEGSLLPNYLRFIKGIIDCQDLPLNVSREILQQNKILSKIKSSSVKKILSELEKLSKKNPEKFSEFSKEFGRCIKEGVYSDFENREKLISLIRFKSSNVDGFVSFKDYKERMNESQKSIYYITGGKENILKENPIVSAYKEKGFEILIMDDELDEAILNLIPEYEGLKLKAINKNETSNELKDENFKKIEEEFKDTLTRVKEILKDQIKEVNLSATLIKEPSAIIVDSNDPTYQMQKIMLSMGQEVKEIKPILELNPNNKIVQNLKNLEPEKLEKTSILLFEEALLTSGMPSKNPRKFINIINEFLEKDFL from the coding sequence ATGAAAAAACAATTTGATACAGAAGTAAATGATTTGCTTTATTTAATCATTCACTCTCTTTACTCCCATAAAGAAATATTTTTAAGAGAATTAATATCAAATGCCTCTGACGCTATTGATAAACTTAAGTTTTTAAGCTTGACAAATGAAAAATTCAAAAACATTGTTCTAGAACCAAAAATAGAAATAACATTTGATGATAAAAGTATCCTTATCAAGGATAATGGAATCGGAATGGATGAACAAGATTTGACTAATCATCTTGGTGTAATTGCAAAATCAGGAACTAAAGAATTTATTAACAATTTAAAACAAGATGAAAAAAAATCTGCAAGTCTAATTGGCCAATTTGGAGTCGGATTTTACAGCGCATTCATAGTATCAGAAAAAGTAGAAGTTACATCAAAAAAAGCACTAGAAAACGATGCTTATGTTTGGTCTAGTGACGGTAAAACGGGATATGAAATAGAAAAAACAAAAAAAGAAGATTGGGGCACAGAAATAAAGCTTTATCTCAATAAAGAAGGACTTGAATATGCTAATAAATGGAAAATTCAAGAAATTATCAAAAAATATTCAAATCACATAAATTATCCCATTTATATAAAATACAGCGAACCTATAATGAAGGATGGAAAACAAGAAGGAATAGAAGAAAAAGAAGAAAAATTAAACGAGACCACTGCTCTTTGGACAAAAAATAAAAACGAAATTAAAGCAGAAGAATATAACGAATTTTACAAAAATACAACCTTTGATTATGAAAATCCGTTGATGCATATTCATACAAAAGCTGAAGGAAATTTAGAATATATCAATTTATTTTATATTCCAAGTAAAGCTCCTTATGATTTATACTATCCAAACACCAAACCTGGAGTAAAACTATTTATAAACAGAATCTTTATTACAGATTCTGAAGGTAGCTTGCTTCCAAACTATCTAAGATTTATAAAAGGAATTATAGACTGCCAAGATTTACCGCTCAATGTAAGTAGAGAAATTTTACAACAGAATAAAATTTTATCTAAAATAAAATCATCTTCTGTAAAAAAAATACTAAGCGAACTTGAAAAGCTAAGCAAAAAAAATCCTGAAAAATTTTCAGAGTTTTCTAAAGAATTTGGTAGATGCATTAAAGAGGGCGTTTATTCTGACTTTGAAAACAGAGAAAAACTTATCTCATTAATAAGATTTAAATCTTCAAATGTAGATGGATTTGTCTCTTTTAAAGACTATAAAGAAAGAATGAATGAAAGCCAAAAAAGCATTTACTATATAACAGGTGGTAAAGAAAATATATTAAAAGAAAACCCAATAGTGAGCGCTTATAAGGAAAAAGGATTTGAAATCCTAATCATGGACGATGAACTTGATGAAGCTATTTTAAATCTAATTCCAGAATACGAAGGATTAAAACTAAAAGCAATAAACAAAAATGAAACTAGCAATGAATTAAAAGATGAAAATTTCAAAAAAATTGAAGAAGAGTTTAAAGATACCCTTACACGAGTAAAAGAAATCCTCAAGGACCAGATAAAAGAAGTCAATCTCTCGGCAACATTAATAAAAGAGCCTTCGGCAATAATAGTTGATAGCAATGATCCAACTTACCAAATGCAAAAAATCATGCTGTCAATGGGACAAGAAGTAAAAGAAATCAAACCAATACTTGAACTAAACCCTAATAATAAAATAGTTCAAAATTTGAAAAACCTAGAGCCTGAAAAATTAGAAAAAACAAGCATTCTCCTTTTTGAGGAAGCTTTACTAACTTCAGGAATGCCTAGCAAGAATCCAAGAAAATTCATAAACATAATAAACGAATTTCTAGAAAAAGACTTTTTATGA
- the crr gene encoding PTS glucose transporter subunit IIA, translating to MGFLDFFKKTATLDLIAPISGKVMSIDKVPDEAFAEKIVGDGIAILPTSNELLAPCDGKIGKIFKTNHAFSLETKEGVEIFVHFGINTLNLNGKGFTRVAEEGTNVKQGEVIIRLDLEYLKEHSESVITPVVIANSDEVSSIEYSFGKLENESEYILMSSTVLTEEIRHKISQTKPVVAGKDLVLRVKK from the coding sequence ATGGGGTTTTTAGATTTTTTTAAAAAAACTGCTACATTGGATTTGATTGCTCCGATTAGTGGAAAAGTTATGTCGATTGATAAGGTTCCTGATGAAGCGTTTGCTGAAAAAATAGTTGGTGATGGAATTGCAATTCTTCCAACAAGTAATGAGTTGCTAGCGCCTTGCGATGGTAAAATAGGTAAAATTTTTAAAACTAATCATGCCTTTAGCCTTGAAACTAAAGAGGGTGTTGAAATTTTTGTCCATTTTGGGATTAATACTCTTAATTTAAATGGTAAGGGTTTTACAAGAGTTGCTGAGGAAGGCACTAATGTTAAGCAAGGTGAGGTTATTATTAGGCTTGATCTTGAATATTTAAAAGAGCACTCAGAATCTGTTATTACTCCAGTTGTTATCGCAAATTCTGATGAAGTTTCAAGCATAGAATATTCTTTTGGAAAGCTTGAAAATGAGTCTGAATATATTTTGATGTCGTCAACTGTTTTGACAGAAGAAATTAGACATAAAATATCTCAAACAAAGCCCGTTGTAGCAGGCAAAGATTTAGTGTTGCGAGTTAAAAAATAA
- the ptsP gene encoding phosphoenolpyruvate--protein phosphotransferase yields MTLSGKRISKGIGIGEVLCIRKNFDKIISKEKIDFSQVDSEISKFNKSKSKAIEALKDLERKAVLQFGDDKKGIFEGQILIVEDDEFSELVVELITKENYSAAYSIYLAFENLVKSVEDYKDPYLKERASDYKDIRNRLISTVLGQVTDFSEINKDIILVTEELTPSDTMQFDLNYVKGFLTAVGGETSHAAILARTMGLPALVMTLLDIDALKDGDKIVIDAISSIVIKNPSYDELDLYKDKILRQVEMEKELFSLKDKDAETKDGIKVFLKANIGTPVDIAYVNKYGVEGIGLFRTEFLYMKSLQPPTEDEQFETYKRVIDTMEKKGVVTIRTLDVGGDKEIPYLNFEKEENPFLGFRALRMYKEYEELIQAQFNAIFRASHYGKIRVMVPMLTRYEEIETIEYFVNNAKINLRSRNLPFDENLEVGCMIEVPSAALISSKLASKLKFFSIGTNDLTQYVLAVDRGNQKISNLYDKYNPAVLKLIKKVLDDGVISGIDVSVCGELGGDDAGALLLVGLGFRSLSMIPSATLRIKYLLKKYTIMELEELANRVLNSDSEQETLSYFDKFIGD; encoded by the coding sequence ATGACTTTATCGGGTAAAAGAATATCCAAAGGAATAGGCATTGGAGAAGTTCTTTGTATTAGAAAAAATTTTGATAAAATTATAAGTAAAGAAAAAATCGACTTTTCTCAAGTTGATAGCGAGATATCAAAATTCAATAAATCTAAGTCAAAAGCAATTGAGGCGCTTAAAGATCTTGAGAGAAAAGCCGTGCTTCAATTTGGAGATGATAAGAAAGGTATTTTTGAAGGTCAAATATTGATCGTTGAAGACGATGAATTTTCTGAGCTAGTTGTTGAGCTTATTACAAAGGAAAATTATAGTGCTGCTTATTCTATCTATTTAGCGTTTGAAAATTTGGTTAAAAGTGTGGAAGACTATAAAGATCCTTATTTAAAAGAAAGAGCATCTGATTATAAGGACATTAGAAATAGATTAATTTCTACCGTTTTAGGTCAAGTAACCGATTTTTCTGAGATTAATAAAGATATTATTCTTGTTACCGAAGAATTAACACCGTCTGATACCATGCAATTTGACTTAAATTATGTTAAAGGATTTTTAACTGCAGTTGGAGGAGAAACCTCTCATGCTGCTATTTTGGCAAGAACAATGGGACTTCCAGCGCTTGTTATGACTTTGTTAGATATTGATGCGCTAAAGGATGGTGATAAAATAGTCATTGATGCAATATCTTCTATTGTTATTAAAAATCCTTCTTATGATGAGCTTGATCTTTATAAAGATAAGATTTTGCGACAAGTAGAGATGGAAAAAGAGCTTTTTTCTTTAAAAGATAAAGATGCTGAAACAAAAGATGGTATAAAAGTGTTTTTAAAGGCAAATATTGGAACGCCAGTTGATATTGCCTATGTTAATAAATATGGCGTTGAGGGAATAGGTCTTTTTAGAACAGAATTCCTATATATGAAATCTTTACAACCCCCAACAGAAGATGAGCAGTTTGAAACTTATAAGAGAGTTATAGATACAATGGAAAAAAAAGGGGTTGTTACTATTCGTACTCTTGATGTTGGTGGGGATAAAGAAATTCCCTATCTTAATTTTGAGAAAGAAGAGAATCCCTTTTTGGGTTTTAGGGCACTTAGGATGTATAAGGAATATGAGGAATTGATCCAAGCGCAGTTTAATGCTATTTTTAGGGCCAGTCATTATGGGAAGATAAGAGTAATGGTGCCCATGCTTACCAGATATGAAGAGATTGAAACGATCGAATATTTTGTGAATAATGCAAAAATCAACCTGAGGTCTAGAAATCTGCCTTTTGATGAAAATTTGGAAGTGGGTTGTATGATAGAAGTTCCTTCTGCAGCTTTAATTTCTTCTAAACTTGCCAGTAAATTGAAATTTTTTAGTATAGGGACTAACGATTTAACCCAATATGTTTTAGCTGTTGATCGTGGTAATCAAAAAATATCAAATTTATATGATAAGTATAATCCTGCTGTGTTGAAATTAATCAAAAAGGTTCTTGACGATGGAGTTATTTCTGGAATTGATGTGTCTGTTTGTGGTGAGCTTGGGGGGGATGATGCTGGAGCATTACTTCTTGTAGGTCTTGGATTTAGGTCTTTGAGCATGATTCCTAGTGCTACACTTAGAATTAAATATTTGCTTAAAAAATATACAATAATGGAATTGGAAGAATTAGCAAATAGGGTTTTAAATAGTGATTCTGAACAAGAAACTTTAAGTTATTTTGATAAATTTATAGGAGATTAG
- a CDS encoding HPr family phosphocarrier protein yields MVKKEAIIKAVNGLHVRPASTFVKKAKEYSSEITIESDGKSVSGKSLFRLQTLELSSGKKLLICAEGEDEEIAASELAELIESFKE; encoded by the coding sequence ATGGTAAAAAAAGAAGCAATTATTAAGGCTGTAAATGGTTTACATGTTAGGCCTGCGTCAACTTTTGTAAAAAAAGCTAAAGAATATTCTAGTGAGATAACAATAGAGTCTGATGGAAAGTCTGTTAGCGGAAAAAGTTTATTTAGGCTTCAAACTTTGGAATTGTCGTCAGGTAAAAAGCTTTTGATATGTGCTGAGGGTGAGGATGAGGAAATTGCTGCTTCAGAGCTTGCAGAGCTTATCGAATCTTTTAAGGAATGA
- a CDS encoding xanthine dehydrogenase family protein subunit M, with amino-acid sequence MANVKVYYPESFNILSNLFNKNLNNYIIYNELDFKKNPNLFNKETPIDNFFIVGNFEKFNRVSLRGNFLEMGPCVTYNEILQIGKKNIPSLFYEFISKFNDKIYLNSINLANGFYYKNTIFDIYPLLLSLDAQVEFKDVLTKKTYVFSAYNLNRAEYIANRSTILVTKFKFPMMNLWNRSFYHKVFFNTVSFDILEETDVIFICILLNIKRDVINDFLLKIFYDDKMIVIKDFQVLLLNKSLPLSFSEIENSLKMLDKNIRDSKNFNIGERNLKLIKNFYLDILMNFNF; translated from the coding sequence ATGGCTAATGTTAAAGTTTATTATCCTGAAAGTTTTAATATACTATCCAATTTATTTAACAAAAATTTAAATAATTATATCATTTATAATGAGCTAGATTTTAAAAAAAATCCTAATCTGTTTAACAAAGAAACACCTATTGATAATTTTTTTATTGTTGGTAATTTTGAAAAATTTAATAGGGTGTCTTTAAGGGGTAATTTTCTTGAGATGGGACCGTGTGTTACTTACAACGAGATACTTCAGATTGGCAAGAAAAATATTCCAAGTTTATTTTATGAATTTATTTCAAAATTTAATGATAAAATATATTTAAATAGTATTAATCTTGCAAATGGATTTTATTATAAAAACACTATTTTTGATATTTATCCTTTATTATTAAGCCTTGATGCGCAAGTTGAGTTTAAAGATGTTTTGACCAAAAAAACTTATGTTTTTAGTGCGTATAATTTAAATAGGGCTGAGTATATTGCAAATCGAAGCACTATTCTTGTTACTAAATTTAAATTCCCAATGATGAATTTGTGGAATAGAAGCTTTTATCATAAAGTATTTTTCAATACCGTGTCTTTTGACATTTTAGAAGAAACGGACGTTATTTTTATATGTATTCTTTTAAATATCAAAAGGGATGTTATAAATGATTTTTTGTTAAAAATATTTTATGATGATAAGATGATTGTAATAAAGGATTTTCAGGTTTTGCTTTTGAACAAGTCTTTGCCGCTTTCATTTTCTGAGATAGAAAATTCTCTTAAAATGTTGGATAAAAATATAAGAGATTCTAAAAATTTTAATATAGGAGAGAGAAATTTAAAGCTAATAAAGAATTTTTATTTAGACATATTAATGAATTTTAATTTTTAA
- the ligA gene encoding NAD-dependent DNA ligase LigA yields MGSKIQQEIANLKKLIRKWDKEYYVDSLPSVEDFVYDEHILRLQELESKYPEYKTLDSPTLKFGSDLLNDFKEVEHSIPILSLDKVYDLNLLKSWIDKIDFNNSFNISVEPKIDGCSIVLYYKDGILEKALTRGNGKFGNDVTKNVRTIRHIPLFLDEKVDLVLRGEVYITKENFFKINKFLEKPYTNSRNLASGILRRVDSKEVANFPLNVFIYDFLNAGLEFKTNNLATEKLKKLGFQVNPLIRFFDQKSSIKEVLNYIADITKKRNSFEYEIDGVVLKVSDFALRERLGYTLHHPKWAMAYKFESLSGLSRVNSIVVQVGRSGKITPVANIDKVFVSGAFITNATLHNQDYIMSINLNVGDIVKVSRRGDVIPAVEMVINKFSTGFFKILDNCPACKMALVKEGAHFFCTNNNCPSVVVERIKYFCSKNCMDIEGFSDKTISFLFEKKFISSEIDLYIFDFYKLLKFKGFKERKVNNLINSIKASKKKPFSKLLLSIGIKELGENTIRLLFLNNFNSFSKLFKLCQDRDFAFSTLLKIKGIGEKIALNIIGAFNDSIMINKFKFFENLGFKMEECVLIDDKNKLLLGKKFCITGSFGDYSRSIVIDKLENKGAIFQTCVTRSLDFLIVGKKAGTKLKKALNLNIKIMSFEDIKSYLD; encoded by the coding sequence ATGGGCAGTAAAATCCAGCAAGAAATTGCAAACTTGAAAAAGCTGATCAGAAAGTGGGATAAAGAGTACTATGTAGATTCTTTACCTAGTGTTGAAGATTTTGTATATGATGAGCATATTTTAAGGCTTCAAGAGTTAGAAAGTAAGTACCCCGAATATAAGACTTTAGATTCTCCTACTCTTAAATTTGGAAGTGATCTTTTAAATGACTTTAAAGAGGTTGAGCATTCTATTCCTATATTAAGTCTTGACAAGGTTTATGATCTTAATTTGCTAAAATCATGGATAGATAAGATTGATTTTAACAATTCTTTTAATATTTCTGTTGAGCCCAAGATTGATGGGTGTTCTATTGTTCTTTATTATAAAGATGGTATTCTTGAAAAAGCTCTTACTAGAGGTAATGGAAAATTTGGTAATGATGTTACTAAAAATGTTAGAACCATTAGGCATATTCCTTTATTTCTTGATGAAAAGGTTGATTTAGTGTTAAGGGGCGAGGTTTATATTACTAAAGAAAATTTTTTCAAAATAAATAAATTTTTGGAAAAGCCTTATACTAATTCTAGAAATTTGGCTTCGGGAATACTTAGAAGGGTTGATAGTAAAGAGGTTGCTAATTTTCCTTTAAATGTTTTTATTTATGATTTTTTGAATGCCGGATTGGAGTTTAAAACTAATAATTTGGCTACTGAGAAACTTAAGAAGTTAGGGTTTCAAGTTAATCCTTTGATTAGGTTTTTTGATCAAAAAAGTTCAATTAAAGAAGTTTTAAATTATATAGCAGATATAACAAAAAAAAGAAATTCTTTTGAGTATGAAATAGATGGAGTTGTTCTTAAGGTTAGTGATTTTGCTTTAAGAGAAAGATTGGGATATACTTTGCACCATCCGAAATGGGCAATGGCTTACAAATTTGAATCGCTTTCGGGTTTGAGCAGGGTGAATAGTATTGTTGTTCAGGTTGGACGTAGTGGTAAAATTACCCCGGTTGCTAATATTGATAAAGTTTTTGTTTCAGGGGCTTTTATTACTAACGCAACATTGCATAATCAAGATTATATAATGTCTATTAATTTAAATGTTGGTGATATTGTTAAAGTTTCAAGAAGAGGAGATGTAATTCCTGCTGTTGAAATGGTGATAAATAAATTTTCAACAGGATTTTTTAAGATTCTTGATAATTGTCCAGCTTGCAAAATGGCTTTAGTAAAAGAAGGGGCACATTTTTTTTGCACAAATAATAATTGTCCCTCAGTAGTAGTTGAGAGAATAAAATATTTTTGTAGTAAAAATTGTATGGATATTGAAGGGTTTTCTGATAAGACCATTTCTTTTCTTTTTGAGAAAAAATTTATTTCTTCAGAAATTGATCTTTATATATTTGATTTTTATAAACTTCTTAAATTTAAAGGATTTAAAGAAAGAAAGGTGAATAATTTGATAAATTCAATTAAAGCTAGTAAAAAAAAGCCATTTAGCAAGTTACTTCTTAGTATAGGAATTAAAGAGTTGGGGGAAAATACAATAAGGTTATTATTTCTTAATAATTTTAATTCATTCTCAAAGCTTTTTAAACTTTGTCAAGATAGAGATTTTGCTTTTTCAACATTGTTGAAAATTAAAGGCATAGGAGAAAAAATTGCTTTAAATATTATTGGAGCTTTTAATGATTCAATAATGATTAATAAGTTTAAATTTTTTGAAAATTTAGGATTTAAAATGGAAGAGTGTGTTTTGATTGATGATAAAAATAAGTTGTTACTTGGTAAAAAGTTTTGTATTACTGGATCTTTTGGTGATTATTCTAGATCTATTGTTATTGACAAGCTAGAAAATAAAGGGGCAATTTTTCAAACTTGTGTAACTAGGAGTTTAGATTTTCTTATTGTAGGGAAAAAGGCCGGTACAAAGCTTAAAAAAGCTTTGAATTTAAATATAAAAATTATGTCTTTTGAAGACATAAAAAGTTACTTAGATTAA
- a CDS encoding response regulator, with product MEEDKKALVADDSLFMRKNLIKILKQLGFKEFLEAEDGIQAVKEFEKQNNIDLITLDITMMGMDGITALERMHEINKKLLKKVNILMVTAIGKQELIQKALSLGARGYITKPFKKEQIIEQIKLLD from the coding sequence TTGGAAGAAGACAAAAAAGCTTTAGTAGCTGATGACTCACTTTTCATGAGAAAAAACCTAATAAAAATTTTAAAACAATTGGGATTTAAAGAATTTTTAGAAGCCGAAGATGGAATTCAGGCTGTTAAAGAATTTGAAAAACAAAATAATATTGATTTAATAACACTCGATATAACAATGATGGGGATGGACGGAATTACAGCTCTTGAGAGAATGCATGAAATTAATAAAAAATTGCTTAAAAAAGTCAATATATTAATGGTTACAGCTATTGGAAAGCAAGAGCTAATACAAAAAGCTTTATCTCTTGGAGCTAGAGGATACATTACAAAACCTTTTAAAAAAGAACAAATAATAGAACAAATTAAACTTTTAGATTAG
- the fliS gene encoding flagellar export chaperone FliS — protein sequence MIAKENIYKQTQINTSNPLSILIMLYDKAIQDLKVAKELIQDENWQNGIKANEKIFHAQEIITELMSTLNFEQGGNISANLLSIYSFLNKELENVLLKKEIHKIDNVIKQLQILNFAWKKLGKKENNVAHNKLGINIVG from the coding sequence TTGATAGCAAAAGAAAATATATATAAACAAACACAAATAAATACATCAAACCCCTTATCAATATTGATAATGCTTTATGACAAAGCAATACAGGATTTAAAAGTTGCCAAAGAACTTATACAAGATGAAAATTGGCAAAATGGCATTAAAGCTAATGAAAAAATCTTTCATGCACAAGAAATCATTACTGAATTAATGTCAACTTTAAATTTTGAACAAGGTGGAAATATCTCTGCAAACTTGCTCTCAATATACTCATTTCTAAATAAAGAACTAGAAAATGTTCTTTTAAAAAAAGAAATACATAAAATTGACAATGTTATAAAACAATTGCAAATATTAAACTTTGCCTGGAAAAAATTAGGGAAAAAAGAAAATAATGTTGCTCACAATAAATTAGGAATCAATATTGTCGGCTAA